In Akkermansia muciniphila, the DNA window TCACGGCAAACCGATGGACGTCCGCAATTTCCATAAGAAGATTGCCTCCCGTCCCTATATCGTGCCCCTGGATGAGAAGGAGGAGGGGGTGGCCCACCGTGCGGCGCGCTATTACCGTTTTGACCGCAAGATTTACAACCGCCTTTATTACCGGAGCTGAGGCTTCCTGACGCAGTGATTCCCTCCTTCCGGGCCTCTTCCCGCCATGTTTGCGGGGAGGGGCTCTTCTCATTTGACAGAGTCCGTTTTGTACCGCATCTTATGCGCACGTTGATTCCCATGACAAATCCGGCCTTTATCCCAGACGATTTTTTCAAGGTGCTGGCGCCCTCCGATATTTTTGGCGCGGACGGCCCGTTTGAGGTGGATTTGGGTTGTGGGGACGGAGGGTTCCTGCTCCAGATGGCGGCCCATTATCCGGAGCGCCGTTTCCTGGGCATTGAGCGGCTGCTGGGCCGGGTGCGGGGCGTCTGCTCCCGTGCGGCGGTCCGGAAACTGGAAAACGTGAAGGTGCTCCGGGTGGAGAGCCGCTATTTTCTGGAGTGGCTGATGAAGCCGGGGTGCATTTCCAGACTGCATTATCTGTGCCCGGACCCGTGGCCCAAGGAAAGGCACCATAAGAACCGCCTGGTGCAGGATGATTTTCTGCCCGTGCTGCACCGCTCCCTGGCTGATGGCGGGGAGTTCCTGTTCAAGACGGACCATGAAGAGTATTTCCAGTGGGTGCTGGACCATGTGGAGCGCAGCGGCCTGTTCAGCCGCGCAAGCTGGGACGAAGATGAGTTTTTTTATCCCAAAACGGATTTCCAGCTTCAATGGGAGTCCATGGGGAAACCGATTTACCGCGCCCGTTTCATTAAATTGCAGAAAGCCTGATTACCATGCCTTTTACACTTCACCAGAAAGATTCCTCCACCGCCGCGCGCCTGGGCACGCTTGATTTGCCCCATGGACAGGTTCCCACCCCCATCTTCATGCCGGTGGGGACGCAGGGTTCCGTGAAGACCATGCATCCGCAGGATCTGGAATCCCTGGGCGCAAAGATCATCCTGGGGAATACCTACCATTTGTCCCTGCGCCCCGGTTCCTCCCTGATCCGGGAGATGGGCGGCCTGCACCGGTTTTCCTCCTGGAACCGCCCGATTCTGACGGATTCCGGCGGTTTCCAGGTCTGGTCTCTTGCCAAACTCCGCAAGATTACGGAGGAAGGGGTGCGGTTCCAGAACCATCTGGACGGCGCGTACATGATGCTGAGTCCGGAGCGCTCCATGGAGATTCAGGCGGACCTGGGCAGTGACATCGCCATGCTGTTTGACGAGTGCCCCCCCTATCCCTGCGACAGGAAGTATGCGGAGGCCTCCCTGGGCTATACGCTCCGGTGGGCGCGCCGCTGCAGGGAATGGGTGCGGGAACACCAGCCCCGTTCCGGGGAGGGGCGGCAGCACCATTTCGGCATTGTGCAGGGGTCCGTGTATGCGGATTTGAGGAAAAGGTGCGCGGAGGAACTGGCTGCCATGGATTTTGACGGTTATGCCATCGGCGGCGTTTCCGTGGGTGAGCCGGAGGAGGAGATGCTCCGGGCGATTGACCATTCCGCGCCCTGGCTGCCGGAGGACAAGCCGCGTTACGCCATGGGGCTGGGCACGCCCCCCCAGCTTCTGGAGATGATCGCCCGCGGCGTGGATATGTTTGACTGCGTGATGCCCACGCGCCTGGCGCGCCACGGCGTGGCCCTGACTCCGGACGGCCCCATGCATATCAAGAACCAGCGCTGGGCCGCGGATTCCCGCCCGATCGACCCGGAAGGGCACCCGCATGTCACACAATTCTCCCGCGCTTATGTGCGCCACCTGTTTAAAGCCGGTGAAATACTCGCTTTAAGATTGCTTTCTTTCCAGAATCTGGAATTCTATCTGCGGCTGATGGCTCAGGCGCGTGAGGCCATAGCCGCCGGCACGTTCGGCTCCTTCAAGGATTCATTCATCGCACGATACAAAGCAAATAACATTTTATGAATATCTTCATGTTAGCACAGGCCCAGGATGCCGCCGCCGGACAGGAATCTGGAAATATGTTCCAGCAGATCCTCAGCAGCCCCATGTTCATGTTTGTGATTATCATCGTCCTGTTCTGGGTGATGCTGATCCGTCCGCAGCGGAAGGCCCAGAAGGAACAGCAGGCGCGCATCGCAGCCCTGCAGCGCGGGGACCAGGTAATCACGAACGCAGGCCTGCATGGTTTTGTGGAAAAGGTGAATGACCGCACCGTTTCCCTCAAGATCGCGGAAGGCGTGGTTGTTGAGCTGGAAAAGAACGCCATCGTTCAGGTGGAGAAATAAGGTTTTCCACCTTTCCATACGTTTTCAGCATCCGCCCGTGTCGCCCGACGGCAGGGGCGGATGTTTATTTTTGAAACCGTCTTTTTCCGGCGGGGTTAATAAGAATGACCATGAGATTGCCCCACACTATTATTCTATCGTGCTCCGTTGCGCTGGCGTTCGGTTTTCCGCCGCTTGCGGCAGGGCAGTCCGTGGCTTCCGGAGACCGCCAGGAGGCAGAGGCGGTGCCCAGGCCCGGTCTGGAATGCCTTCAGGTAACTCTTTTGATCCGCCAGATGGTTCTGGACCGGTATGACGGTACCGGAACAGGTATCCTGTCCGGGCAGGACAAGGCCCGGCTGGTGGAGGATGCGCGCGCTGCGCGCAAGGAGGCCAGAAAGAAATTCCTGATGCAGTTTGACAAGGACGGGGACGGAAAGCTTTCCCCGGAGGAGTACAAAGCCTTCCGGGAGCATGTGGAAAAACGCCGCGGCGCCCGCAAGCCGGATGCCGGAACGGGCAAGCGGAACGAGCTTCCTCCGCCTCCCCCCCCCGGCAGTGAGCCGGGAACGCCCATGA includes these proteins:
- the trmB gene encoding tRNA (guanosine(46)-N7)-methyltransferase TrmB, whose amino-acid sequence is MRTLIPMTNPAFIPDDFFKVLAPSDIFGADGPFEVDLGCGDGGFLLQMAAHYPERRFLGIERLLGRVRGVCSRAAVRKLENVKVLRVESRYFLEWLMKPGCISRLHYLCPDPWPKERHHKNRLVQDDFLPVLHRSLADGGEFLFKTDHEEYFQWVLDHVERSGLFSRASWDEDEFFYPKTDFQLQWESMGKPIYRARFIKLQKA
- the tgt gene encoding tRNA guanosine(34) transglycosylase Tgt, which codes for MPFTLHQKDSSTAARLGTLDLPHGQVPTPIFMPVGTQGSVKTMHPQDLESLGAKIILGNTYHLSLRPGSSLIREMGGLHRFSSWNRPILTDSGGFQVWSLAKLRKITEEGVRFQNHLDGAYMMLSPERSMEIQADLGSDIAMLFDECPPYPCDRKYAEASLGYTLRWARRCREWVREHQPRSGEGRQHHFGIVQGSVYADLRKRCAEELAAMDFDGYAIGGVSVGEPEEEMLRAIDHSAPWLPEDKPRYAMGLGTPPQLLEMIARGVDMFDCVMPTRLARHGVALTPDGPMHIKNQRWAADSRPIDPEGHPHVTQFSRAYVRHLFKAGEILALRLLSFQNLEFYLRLMAQAREAIAAGTFGSFKDSFIARYKANNIL
- the yajC gene encoding preprotein translocase subunit YajC → MLAQAQDAAAGQESGNMFQQILSSPMFMFVIIIVLFWVMLIRPQRKAQKEQQARIAALQRGDQVITNAGLHGFVEKVNDRTVSLKIAEGVVVELEKNAIVQVEK